The Stomoxys calcitrans chromosome 3, idStoCalc2.1, whole genome shotgun sequence genome includes a region encoding these proteins:
- the LOC106087222 gene encoding transcription initiation factor TFIID subunit 10 produces MIGTNFGIFRPANASSTSNGPTQNSTSNTGNPIQEGSQLSDFLLQLEDYVPTVPDPVTAFYLNSAGFDSNDPRIVRLISVATQKFISDVANDALQHCKTRTNNQQNGSAKMIKPKDRKYTMTMEDLAPALADYGITVRKSQYFP; encoded by the exons ATGATTGGTACAAACTTTGGTATTTTTCGTCCTGCAAATGCCAGTTCCACTAGCAATGGTCCTACCCAGAATTCTACTTCTAACACGGGAAATCCCATACAAGAA GGCTCTCAATTAAGTGATTTTCTCCTTCAGTTGGAAGATTATGTTCCGACTGTACCCGATCCTGTTACTGCATTTTACTTAAACTCTGCCGGATTCGATTCAAATGATCCCCGTATTGTTCGTCTAATATCGGTGGCGACTCAGAAATTCATTTCAGATGTAGCCAATGATGCACTGCAGCATTGTAAAACCCGTACCAATAATCAACAAAATGGTTCAGCCAAAATGATAAAACCCAAGGATAGAAAATACACTATGACCATGGAAGACTTAGCTCCCGCTTTAGCAGACTATGGAATAACAGTGCGAAAATCCCAATACTTTCC